One Saccharopolyspora erythraea NRRL 2338 genomic region harbors:
- a CDS encoding S1 family peptidase, which translates to MRKRSVLIGVLAAVSSAISLPAVASADDAGVRIIGGHDATEEYSFMASLQIGGSHGCGASLIKPDWAVTAAHCVQGGSPSDFSLRIGSNDNTTGGEEAGVTNVVTHDSGDIALLQLDHAVQAAPIKIAAESGAPGTETRIIGWGQTCPEQGCGEAPTMLQELDTSIVDDGDCTSIDGPTEICTANPGGNSGACYGDSGGPQIKGTSGNWELIGATSRAGNNNPTCATGPSIYTDVVAFTDWINQNTGG; encoded by the coding sequence ATGCGAAAGCGTTCCGTTCTTATCGGGGTGCTCGCTGCCGTCAGCAGCGCGATCAGCCTCCCAGCGGTTGCGTCCGCGGACGACGCGGGTGTGCGCATCATCGGTGGCCACGACGCCACCGAGGAGTACTCGTTCATGGCCTCGCTGCAGATCGGCGGCAGCCACGGCTGCGGCGCGTCGCTGATCAAGCCCGACTGGGCGGTCACCGCGGCCCACTGCGTGCAGGGCGGCAGCCCGTCGGACTTCAGCCTGCGCATCGGCAGCAACGACAACACCACCGGCGGCGAAGAGGCAGGCGTGACCAACGTCGTGACCCACGACTCCGGTGACATCGCGCTGCTGCAGCTCGACCACGCCGTGCAGGCCGCCCCGATCAAGATCGCCGCGGAGTCCGGCGCCCCGGGCACCGAGACCCGTATCATCGGCTGGGGCCAGACCTGCCCTGAGCAGGGCTGCGGCGAGGCCCCGACCATGCTGCAGGAGCTCGACACCTCCATCGTCGACGACGGCGACTGCACCAGCATCGACGGCCCGACCGAGATCTGCACCGCGAACCCGGGCGGCAACTCCGGCGCCTGCTACGGCGACTCCGGCGGCCCGCAGATCAAGGGCACCTCGGGCAACTGGGAGCTGATCGGCGCCACCAGCCGCGCGGGCAACAACAACCCGACCTGCGCCACCGGTCCGTCGATCTACACCGACGTGGTCGCCTTCACCGACTGGATCAACCAGAACACCGGCGGCTGA
- a CDS encoding lipid droplet-associated protein gives MRSFPLPVRVAAGLAATAVEQTRQLPATLLGLPVTVVSQALQVSMRVQQQITELAIKGDEALAGLRTYEEQPAWVTFDEDEEPAAPQRPSTAAPEEETSLLADYDRMSLPQLRGRLRSYTEAELAELLEHEQAHENRPEFVRMLANRLERVRSQ, from the coding sequence ATGCGATCGTTCCCCCTGCCGGTGCGGGTCGCCGCCGGGCTCGCGGCCACCGCCGTCGAGCAGACCCGCCAGCTTCCGGCCACCCTGCTCGGGCTGCCGGTGACCGTCGTGAGCCAGGCGCTGCAGGTGTCGATGCGGGTCCAGCAGCAGATCACCGAGCTGGCCATCAAGGGTGACGAGGCTCTCGCGGGCCTGCGCACCTACGAGGAGCAGCCCGCCTGGGTGACCTTCGACGAGGACGAGGAGCCCGCCGCGCCGCAGCGTCCGTCGACGGCCGCGCCGGAGGAGGAGACGTCGCTGCTGGCCGACTACGACCGGATGAGCCTGCCGCAGCTGCGGGGGCGCCTGCGCTCCTACACCGAGGCGGAGCTGGCCGAGCTGCTGGAGCACGAGCAGGCCCACGAGAACCGCCCGGAGTTCGTGCGCATGCTCGCCAACCGGCTGGAGCGCGTGCGCAGCCAGTAG
- the glpX gene encoding class II fructose-bisphosphatase translates to MSTSTTESRNEAPDRNLAMELVRVTEAAAMAAGRWVGRGDKNSGDGAAVDAMRKLIGTVSMRGVVVIGEGEKDEAPMLFNGEEVGNGEGPDCDVAVDPIDGTTLLSKGMPNALAVLAVSERGAMFDPSAVFYMEKLAVGPEAAGVIDLSAPTAENIRRVAKAKHIDVSDVTVCILDRPRHEQLVKEVREAGARIQFISDGDVAGAIAAARPDSGVDMLMGIGGTPEGIITACALKCLGGEIQTRLWPKDDDERRKVADAGHDVERVLSTSDLVRGDNVFFCATGITDGALLKGVHYRANRCSTQSIVMRSKSGTVRMIDGSHRLSKLREYANVDFGKEGETSRHGLLP, encoded by the coding sequence ATGAGCACGTCCACCACCGAAAGCCGCAACGAGGCCCCGGACCGCAACCTGGCGATGGAACTGGTACGGGTCACCGAGGCCGCTGCGATGGCCGCCGGTCGCTGGGTCGGCCGGGGCGACAAGAACTCCGGTGACGGCGCCGCCGTGGACGCCATGCGCAAGCTGATCGGCACCGTCTCGATGCGCGGCGTCGTCGTGATCGGCGAGGGCGAGAAGGACGAGGCCCCCATGCTGTTCAACGGCGAGGAGGTCGGCAACGGCGAGGGCCCGGACTGCGACGTCGCGGTCGACCCGATCGACGGCACCACCCTGCTGAGCAAGGGCATGCCCAACGCGCTGGCCGTGCTGGCGGTCTCCGAACGCGGCGCGATGTTCGACCCCTCCGCGGTGTTCTACATGGAGAAGCTGGCCGTCGGCCCCGAGGCCGCCGGCGTGATCGACCTCTCCGCCCCCACCGCCGAGAACATCCGCCGGGTCGCCAAGGCCAAGCACATCGACGTCTCCGACGTCACCGTCTGCATCCTGGACCGCCCCCGCCACGAGCAGCTGGTCAAGGAGGTCCGCGAGGCCGGCGCCCGCATCCAGTTCATCTCCGACGGCGACGTCGCGGGCGCCATCGCGGCCGCCCGCCCGGACAGCGGCGTCGACATGCTGATGGGCATCGGCGGCACACCCGAGGGCATCATCACCGCCTGCGCGCTCAAGTGCCTCGGCGGCGAGATCCAGACCCGCCTGTGGCCCAAGGACGACGACGAACGGCGCAAGGTCGCCGACGCCGGCCACGACGTCGAACGCGTGCTGAGCACCTCCGACCTGGTGCGCGGCGACAACGTGTTCTTCTGCGCCACCGGCATCACCGACGGCGCGCTGCTCAAGGGCGTGCACTACCGCGCCAACCGGTGCAGCACCCAGTCGATCGTCATGCGCTCCAAGTCCGGCACCGTCCGCATGATCGACGGCTCGCACCGCCTTTCCAAGCTCCGCGAGTACGCGAACGTGGACTTCGGCAAGGAGGGCGAGACCTCCCGGCACGGCCTGCTGCCCTGA
- a CDS encoding exodeoxyribonuclease VII small subunit gives MAAHPEVAEMGYEEARDALAEVVKQLEAGGLSLEDSLALWERGEALAAVCERHLAGARERVERALAAVEDE, from the coding sequence GTGGCCGCGCACCCCGAGGTCGCCGAGATGGGCTACGAGGAGGCCAGGGACGCGCTGGCCGAGGTGGTCAAGCAGCTCGAGGCCGGTGGCCTCTCGCTGGAGGACTCGCTCGCGCTGTGGGAGCGCGGCGAGGCGCTGGCCGCGGTGTGCGAGCGCCACCTGGCGGGCGCGCGCGAGCGCGTGGAACGCGCCCTGGCGGCGGTCGAGGACGAGTAG
- a CDS encoding NAD(P)/FAD-dependent oxidoreductase, with amino-acid sequence MTPVPGEVDLLVVGAGPTGLFAAYYAGFRGMSVAVVDALPEPGGQVTAMYPEKMIYDVAGFPEVRGRDLVDALVRQAAQYDPVYLLGRHAEKLSEVEGGLLVDVGERESVRAGAVLVTAGIGEFTPRPLPAADDWLGRGVVHFIPELGAHSGQDVVVVGGGDSAFDWALALHPVARSVTLVHRRARFRAHAGLVDKVRGLGVPLITDAEVAEIRGDDAGPHEVELALAGDRRQVLPAQAVVAALGFTADLGPIESWGLELEKRTIRVDSTMRTSRERVYAAGDVAAYPGKVKLIATGFGEAATAVNNIAVALNPEAHLFPGHSSNMG; translated from the coding sequence ATGACCCCGGTTCCAGGCGAAGTCGATCTGCTCGTGGTCGGGGCCGGCCCGACCGGACTGTTCGCGGCGTACTACGCCGGTTTCCGCGGGATGTCGGTGGCCGTGGTCGACGCGCTGCCGGAGCCGGGCGGCCAGGTGACCGCGATGTACCCGGAGAAGATGATCTACGACGTCGCCGGGTTCCCGGAGGTCCGCGGCCGCGACCTGGTCGACGCGCTGGTGCGGCAGGCGGCCCAGTACGACCCCGTCTACCTGCTGGGACGCCACGCCGAGAAGCTGTCCGAAGTGGAGGGCGGCCTGCTGGTCGACGTCGGCGAGCGCGAGTCGGTCAGGGCGGGGGCGGTGCTGGTCACGGCGGGGATCGGCGAGTTCACCCCGCGCCCGCTGCCGGCCGCCGACGACTGGCTGGGCCGCGGCGTCGTGCACTTCATCCCCGAGCTGGGCGCCCACAGTGGACAGGACGTGGTGGTCGTCGGCGGCGGTGACTCGGCCTTCGACTGGGCGCTGGCCCTGCACCCGGTCGCGCGCAGCGTGACGCTGGTGCACCGCAGGGCGCGGTTCCGCGCGCACGCCGGCCTGGTCGACAAGGTGAGGGGGCTGGGCGTCCCGCTGATCACCGACGCCGAGGTCGCCGAGATCAGGGGCGACGACGCGGGCCCGCACGAGGTCGAGCTCGCGCTGGCAGGCGACCGGCGCCAGGTGCTGCCCGCGCAGGCCGTGGTCGCCGCGCTGGGATTCACCGCCGATCTGGGACCCATCGAGTCCTGGGGGCTCGAACTCGAAAAGCGCACGATTCGGGTGGACAGCACGATGCGCACGAGTCGGGAACGCGTGTACGCCGCGGGCGACGTCGCCGCCTATCCGGGAAAGGTGAAACTGATAGCGACCGGATTCGGGGAAGCGGCCACCGCCGTCAACAACATCGCGGTCGCGCTCAACCCCGAAGCCCACCTGTTCCCCGGGCATTCCTCGAACATGGGGTGA
- a CDS encoding 4-hydroxy-3-methylbut-2-enyl diphosphate reductase, whose product MTTSPQAADHADQDRPGAASNKRVLLAKPRGYCAGVDRAVITVEKALETYGPPVYVRKEIVHNKHVVETLRERGVIFVEETDEVPEGALVVFSAHGVSPAVHEEAERRSLRTIDATCPLVTKVHKEVNRFAREDYDILLIGHEGHEEVEGTSGEAPDRVQLVDKPEDVDKVTVRDPSKVVWLSQTTLSVDETMERVDQLKGRFPDLQAPPSDDICYATSNRQVAVKAMASECDLVLVVGSQNSSNSKRLVEVALQAGATDSHLIDYAEQIDESWLDGVTTVGVTSGASVPDVLVMQVLDFLAERGWGDVEEVTTANEKIAFALPPELRKDLRDNPNGPKGVR is encoded by the coding sequence ATGACGACCTCGCCCCAGGCCGCCGACCACGCTGACCAGGACCGCCCCGGCGCGGCGTCGAACAAGCGGGTGCTGCTTGCCAAGCCCCGCGGTTACTGCGCCGGCGTCGACCGCGCCGTCATCACCGTCGAGAAGGCCCTGGAGACCTACGGCCCTCCGGTGTACGTGCGCAAGGAGATCGTGCACAACAAGCACGTCGTGGAGACCCTCCGCGAACGTGGCGTGATCTTCGTCGAGGAGACCGACGAGGTGCCCGAGGGCGCCCTCGTGGTGTTCTCCGCGCACGGCGTCTCGCCCGCGGTGCACGAAGAGGCCGAGCGCCGCAGCCTGCGGACCATCGACGCGACCTGCCCGCTGGTGACCAAGGTCCACAAGGAGGTCAACCGGTTCGCCAGGGAGGACTACGACATCCTGCTGATCGGCCACGAGGGCCACGAGGAGGTCGAGGGAACCTCCGGTGAGGCCCCGGACCGGGTGCAGCTGGTCGACAAGCCGGAGGACGTCGACAAGGTCACTGTCCGCGACCCCTCCAAGGTGGTGTGGCTGTCGCAGACCACGCTGAGCGTGGACGAGACGATGGAGCGGGTCGACCAGCTCAAGGGCCGGTTCCCCGACCTGCAGGCGCCGCCGAGCGACGACATCTGCTACGCCACCTCCAACCGCCAGGTCGCGGTCAAGGCGATGGCTTCCGAGTGCGACCTGGTGCTGGTGGTCGGCTCGCAGAACTCGTCGAACTCCAAGCGGCTGGTCGAGGTGGCCCTGCAGGCGGGCGCCACCGACTCGCACCTGATCGACTACGCCGAGCAGATCGACGAGTCCTGGCTGGACGGCGTCACCACGGTGGGCGTCACCAGCGGTGCCTCGGTGCCGGACGTGCTGGTCATGCAGGTCCTCGACTTCCTGGCCGAGCGCGGCTGGGGCGATGTCGAGGAGGTCACCACGGCCAACGAGAAGATCGCCTTCGCGCTGCCGCCGGAACTGCGCAAGGACCTGCGCGACAACCCGAACGGCCCGAAGGGCGTGCGCTGA
- a CDS encoding S1 family peptidase, which yields MPATANAAPAPQEGPGTLIVGGHDATEPYGWMASLQRQGQHSCGASLIDEEWVLTAAHCVQDATPADLGLRIGSPDHTAGGEQAGVTAVVVHPDYETKNPNGDIALLKLDHAVSQEPVEIAEASGPVGTESRIIGWGVTCPVRGCGAPPVQLQELDTKVVDDGQCSLSAVDEGTEICTGSSRPLTNACFGDSGGPQLEGTPGNWRLTGVTSRLGSLVPVCGTAPSIYTDATAYRGWINDVAGV from the coding sequence TTGCCGGCGACCGCCAACGCCGCACCCGCGCCGCAGGAGGGGCCGGGCACCCTGATCGTCGGTGGCCACGACGCCACCGAGCCCTACGGATGGATGGCCTCGCTGCAGCGCCAGGGGCAGCACAGCTGCGGCGCCTCGCTGATCGACGAGGAGTGGGTGCTGACCGCCGCGCACTGCGTCCAGGACGCCACTCCGGCGGACCTGGGCCTGCGCATCGGCAGCCCGGACCACACCGCCGGCGGTGAGCAGGCCGGTGTGACCGCGGTTGTGGTGCACCCCGACTACGAGACCAAGAACCCCAACGGTGACATCGCGCTGCTCAAGCTCGACCACGCGGTGTCGCAGGAGCCGGTCGAGATCGCCGAGGCGTCCGGCCCGGTCGGCACGGAGTCCCGGATCATCGGCTGGGGCGTGACCTGCCCGGTCCGCGGCTGCGGTGCGCCGCCCGTGCAGTTGCAGGAGCTCGACACCAAGGTCGTCGACGACGGCCAGTGCTCGCTGAGCGCGGTGGACGAGGGCACCGAGATCTGCACCGGCAGCTCGCGGCCGCTGACCAACGCCTGCTTCGGCGACTCCGGTGGCCCGCAGCTCGAGGGCACGCCGGGCAACTGGCGCCTGACCGGCGTCACCAGCAGGCTCGGCAGCCTGGTCCCGGTTTGCGGCACGGCGCCGTCGATCTACACCGACGCCACCGCCTACCGCGGCTGGATCAACGACGTCGCGGGAGTCTGA
- a CDS encoding class II fumarate hydratase translates to MAEQDYRIEHDTMGEVRVPADALYRAQTQRAVENFPISGRGLERSQIRALGLLKAAAARVNGRLGVLDPDLAEAIAAAADEVAEGRHDEHFPIDVFQTGSGTSSNMNANEVIATLASRGLGRDVHPNDHVNASQSSNDTFPTTIHVAATEAVLTDVIPALEHLAAVIERRASEWTGVVKSGRTHLMDAVPITLAQEAGAWASQVRFGVERLQAGLGRLGELPIGGTAVGSGLNAPDGFGAEVSRELARVTGLPLTEARDHFEAQASQDSVVETSGNLRAVAVSLNKIANDLRWLGSGPRTGLAELALPDLQPGSSIMPGKVNPVIPEATLQVVAQVIGNDAAVAFAGAQGNFQLNVNLPVIARNVLESARLLAAVSRLLANKVFEGVQANVERAREYAEGSPSIVTPLNRYIGYEEAASIAKQALKERKTIREVVLERGHVDAGKLTMEELETALDVLGMAKAD, encoded by the coding sequence ATGGCTGAACAGGACTACCGGATCGAACACGACACCATGGGCGAGGTGCGGGTCCCCGCCGACGCCCTGTACCGGGCCCAGACCCAGCGCGCCGTCGAGAACTTCCCGATCTCCGGCCGGGGCCTGGAACGCTCCCAGATCCGCGCGCTCGGGCTGCTGAAGGCGGCCGCGGCGCGGGTCAACGGCAGGCTCGGCGTGCTCGACCCCGACCTGGCCGAGGCCATCGCCGCCGCCGCCGACGAGGTCGCCGAGGGCAGGCACGACGAGCACTTCCCGATCGACGTGTTCCAGACCGGTTCCGGCACGTCGTCGAACATGAACGCCAACGAGGTCATCGCGACCCTGGCCAGTCGCGGGCTCGGCCGCGACGTGCACCCCAACGACCACGTCAACGCCTCGCAGTCGTCCAACGACACGTTCCCGACCACGATCCACGTCGCCGCCACCGAGGCGGTGCTCACCGACGTGATCCCGGCGTTGGAGCACCTGGCCGCGGTGATCGAGCGCCGCGCGTCGGAGTGGACCGGCGTGGTCAAGTCGGGGCGGACGCACCTGATGGACGCGGTGCCGATCACGCTGGCCCAGGAGGCCGGCGCGTGGGCCTCGCAGGTGCGCTTCGGCGTCGAGCGGCTGCAGGCCGGGCTCGGCAGGCTCGGCGAGCTGCCCATCGGCGGCACCGCGGTCGGTTCCGGGCTCAACGCGCCCGACGGGTTCGGCGCCGAGGTGTCCCGGGAGCTGGCGAGGGTCACCGGCCTGCCGCTGACCGAGGCCCGCGACCACTTCGAGGCGCAGGCCAGCCAGGACTCGGTCGTGGAGACCTCCGGCAACCTGCGCGCGGTGGCCGTCAGCCTGAACAAGATCGCCAACGACCTGCGCTGGCTGGGATCGGGCCCGCGCACCGGGCTGGCCGAGCTGGCCCTGCCCGACCTGCAGCCTGGCTCGTCGATCATGCCCGGCAAGGTCAACCCGGTCATCCCGGAGGCGACGCTGCAGGTGGTGGCGCAGGTGATCGGCAACGACGCCGCGGTCGCCTTCGCGGGCGCGCAGGGCAACTTCCAGCTCAACGTCAACCTGCCGGTGATCGCGCGCAACGTGCTGGAGTCGGCCCGGCTGCTGGCGGCGGTTTCCCGGCTGCTGGCGAACAAGGTCTTCGAGGGGGTGCAGGCCAACGTCGAGCGCGCCCGCGAGTACGCGGAGGGCTCGCCCTCGATCGTCACCCCGCTCAACCGCTACATCGGCTACGAGGAGGCCGCCTCGATCGCCAAGCAGGCCCTCAAGGAGCGCAAGACCATCCGCGAGGTCGTGCTGGAACGCGGTCACGTCGACGCGGGCAAGCTGACGATGGAGGAGCTGGAGACCGCCCTCGACGTGCTCGGCATGGCCAAGGCGGACTGA
- the xseA gene encoding exodeoxyribonuclease VII large subunit, whose amino-acid sequence MARKIADWINRLGSIWVEGQITQISARPGAATAFLTLRDPSADVSLTLTCSSALLRNMEPPLTDGSRVVVHGKPTFFVGRGTLSLRVDEIRAVGIGELLARIERLRQLLKAEGLFDPARKRPLPFLPNKVGLITGRASAAEHDVLTNARLRWPAVRFEIRNVAVQGSTAVPQILEALGELDRVPEVDVIVLARGGGSVEDLLPFSDEALCRAVSACRTPVVSAIGHEPDSPLLDHVADVRCSTPTGAGKRVVPDVAEETQRIHQLRDRARRALHGWVDRERRLLDALRSRPVLADPIGPLDRRSEQVSGLRDRARRAMTSVLTTEQHRVEGVRSRLTTLGPAATLARGYAIVQLVDPDGVDGVLRSVDEAGPGTRLRVRVVDGAVYAVVDE is encoded by the coding sequence GTGGCCCGCAAGATCGCCGACTGGATCAACCGGCTCGGCTCGATCTGGGTCGAGGGCCAGATCACCCAGATCTCCGCGCGCCCCGGTGCGGCCACGGCGTTCCTGACGCTGCGCGACCCGTCGGCCGACGTGTCGCTCACGCTGACGTGCTCGTCGGCGCTGCTGCGCAACATGGAGCCGCCGCTGACCGACGGCAGCCGGGTCGTGGTGCACGGCAAACCGACCTTCTTCGTCGGGCGCGGCACGCTGAGCCTGCGGGTCGACGAGATCCGCGCGGTCGGCATCGGTGAGCTGCTGGCCCGCATCGAGCGGCTGCGCCAGCTGCTGAAGGCCGAAGGGCTGTTCGACCCCGCGCGCAAGCGCCCGCTGCCGTTCCTGCCGAACAAGGTCGGCCTGATCACCGGGCGCGCCTCGGCCGCGGAGCACGACGTCCTGACCAACGCCCGGTTGCGCTGGCCGGCCGTCCGGTTCGAGATCCGCAACGTGGCGGTGCAGGGCTCCACGGCGGTGCCGCAGATCCTCGAGGCCCTCGGCGAGCTGGACCGGGTGCCGGAGGTCGACGTGATCGTGCTGGCCCGCGGCGGCGGCAGCGTCGAGGACCTCCTGCCGTTCTCCGACGAGGCGCTGTGCCGGGCGGTGTCGGCGTGCCGCACGCCGGTGGTCAGCGCGATCGGGCACGAGCCGGACTCGCCGCTGCTCGACCACGTCGCCGACGTCCGCTGCTCGACGCCCACCGGAGCGGGCAAACGGGTCGTACCGGACGTCGCCGAGGAGACCCAGCGCATCCACCAGCTTCGCGACCGGGCGCGTCGCGCGTTGCACGGATGGGTGGACCGCGAGCGCAGACTGCTCGACGCGCTGCGCAGCAGACCGGTCCTGGCCGATCCGATCGGGCCGCTCGACCGCAGGTCCGAGCAGGTAAGCGGGCTGCGCGACCGGGCGAGGCGGGCTATGACCTCGGTGCTGACCACCGAACAGCACCGGGTGGAGGGAGTTCGATCACGCTTGACGACCCTCGGACCTGCGGCCACTCTTGCTCGCGGGTACGCGATCGTGCAGCTCGTCGATCCGGACGGGGTGGACGGCGTGCTCAGGTCGGTCGACGAGGCAGGACCGGGAACCAGGCTCCGGGTCAGGGTCGTTGACGGGGCGGTGTACGCGGTCGTAGACGAATGA
- a CDS encoding sugar ABC transporter ATP-binding protein: MSTAAALVEMTGITKRYGGVVACDGVDLTVRAGEVHALLGENGAGKSTLMRVLSGDIADYEGSVAIEGRQVRFGKPADAQQAGIAMIHQELDLVPALSVAENLYLGRELRNRFGGVDRRRMAARTRELLKRTGIDLDPARAVGELRVGEQQLVTIARALLLDAKVLIMDEPTSALSNTEVERLFAVIGELRRRGTGVVYISHRMDEIGQIADRATVLRNGRWVAEFDARRVTAEQAAEAMVGREVQTMFRTGKTEIGDELLTLSGFAVRPRRPRVGRREPDGIDLTVRAGEIVGLCGLLGSGRTELLETLFGAGSPGTWEGTVTLGGRTVRPRGPRQALREGIAFVPEDRRAAGLVLGHSVMANTVLSVVDRLGVGGLVRRRSEVSTTQESVRRLKVKLGRILDPVGTLSGGNQQKVVFGRMLLTEPRLLLLDDPTRGVDIGAKAEIYQLLSDIAAQGIGVLLASSELPELVGVCSRVVVLRGGRSVAEFRTAETGEAELLAAAMGERVSAGGGDAAGTGPVAGGGAR; this comes from the coding sequence ATGAGCACAGCAGCGGCGCTGGTCGAGATGACCGGGATCACCAAGCGCTACGGGGGCGTGGTGGCCTGCGACGGCGTGGACCTCACCGTCCGCGCCGGGGAGGTGCACGCGCTGCTCGGTGAGAACGGGGCGGGCAAGTCGACGCTCATGCGGGTGCTCTCCGGCGACATCGCCGACTACGAGGGTTCGGTGGCGATCGAGGGCCGCCAGGTGCGCTTCGGCAAGCCCGCCGATGCCCAGCAGGCCGGCATCGCGATGATCCACCAGGAGCTCGACCTGGTGCCCGCGCTCTCGGTGGCCGAGAACCTCTACCTCGGCCGGGAGCTGCGCAACCGGTTCGGCGGTGTCGACCGGCGCCGGATGGCCGCCCGCACCCGCGAACTGCTCAAGCGCACCGGCATCGACCTCGACCCCGCCCGCGCCGTCGGTGAGCTGCGGGTCGGCGAGCAGCAGCTGGTCACCATCGCGAGGGCGCTGCTGCTCGACGCCAAGGTCCTGATCATGGACGAGCCGACGTCGGCGCTGTCCAACACCGAGGTCGAGCGGCTGTTCGCGGTGATCGGCGAGCTGCGCCGCCGCGGCACCGGCGTCGTCTACATCTCGCACCGCATGGACGAGATCGGCCAGATCGCCGACCGGGCGACCGTGCTGCGCAACGGCCGGTGGGTCGCCGAGTTCGACGCCAGGCGGGTCACCGCCGAACAGGCCGCCGAGGCGATGGTCGGCCGCGAGGTGCAGACCATGTTCCGCACCGGGAAGACCGAGATCGGTGACGAGCTGCTGACGCTGTCGGGCTTCGCGGTCCGCCCGCGCAGGCCCCGCGTGGGCAGGCGGGAGCCGGACGGCATCGACCTGACCGTGCGCGCCGGCGAGATCGTCGGTTTATGCGGTCTGCTGGGCTCCGGGCGCACCGAGCTGCTGGAGACGCTGTTCGGCGCGGGTTCGCCGGGGACCTGGGAAGGCACGGTGACGCTGGGCGGACGCACGGTGCGGCCGAGGGGGCCGCGCCAGGCGCTGCGCGAGGGCATCGCCTTCGTCCCCGAGGACCGCCGCGCGGCCGGGCTGGTCCTCGGGCACTCGGTGATGGCCAACACCGTGCTCTCGGTGGTGGACCGGCTCGGCGTCGGCGGGCTGGTGCGCCGCCGCTCCGAGGTGAGCACGACCCAGGAGAGCGTCCGCAGGCTCAAGGTCAAGCTCGGCAGGATCCTCGACCCGGTCGGCACTCTTTCGGGTGGCAACCAGCAGAAGGTCGTCTTCGGCCGGATGCTGCTGACCGAGCCGCGGCTGCTGCTGCTCGACGACCCGACGCGCGGCGTGGACATCGGCGCGAAGGCCGAGATCTACCAGCTGCTCAGCGACATCGCCGCGCAGGGCATCGGGGTGCTGCTGGCCTCGTCCGAGCTGCCCGAGCTGGTCGGTGTGTGCAGCCGGGTCGTCGTGCTGCGCGGCGGGCGCAGTGTGGCCGAGTTCCGGACCGCCGAGACGGGTGAAGCCGAATTGTTGGCCGCCGCGATGGGCGAGAGGGTTTCCGCCGGCGGTGGTGACGCGGCGGGGACCGGCCCCGTCGCGGGGGGAGGTGCGCGGTGA
- a CDS encoding DUF6542 domain-containing protein → MSPIPGTGPLRLVPVTATRERPDAPAPDNGAPSWSELSAFGTTRGVPLWGALLLAAVPTAVGTLLDILIWSQPGLLFKACFFVGSMLAVAFIKRANMFGPMVQPPLVLAMVMPVLVLLTGSGTPKDGGLAAKALAVVNPLIGSFPVMAATTALAVVIGLLRMYVLQRSPHANAEAATKRRPLPKLPPEDGDTPTRKQAAEGRAKRSADRDARRDARRDAKLAAGSAKMAEREAKRPPEGGAKRPPERDPRRGAAKRGDERGAGRPARDGDPRARGQAPGRGARGADPRGRAGDPRAEREGRAVPPGRGAQRPAPGRGRPPEPKAEPPRRPRRPRRDDSFE, encoded by the coding sequence GTGTCTCCGATCCCGGGTACTGGACCGTTACGGTTAGTACCTGTGACCGCCACCCGCGAGCGCCCGGACGCACCTGCCCCCGACAACGGCGCGCCTTCCTGGTCGGAACTCTCGGCTTTCGGCACCACCAGGGGCGTACCACTTTGGGGTGCATTGCTGCTGGCAGCAGTGCCCACCGCGGTGGGCACCCTGCTCGACATCCTGATCTGGTCGCAGCCGGGGCTGCTGTTCAAGGCATGCTTCTTCGTCGGCTCGATGCTGGCGGTCGCGTTCATCAAACGTGCCAACATGTTCGGCCCGATGGTGCAGCCGCCGCTGGTGCTGGCGATGGTCATGCCCGTGCTGGTGCTGCTCACCGGCAGCGGCACGCCCAAGGACGGCGGGCTGGCCGCCAAGGCGCTGGCCGTGGTCAACCCGCTGATCGGCAGCTTCCCGGTGATGGCCGCGACCACCGCGCTCGCGGTCGTGATCGGTCTGCTGCGGATGTACGTGCTACAGCGCTCGCCGCACGCCAACGCCGAAGCGGCCACCAAGCGGCGACCGCTGCCCAAGCTGCCGCCCGAGGACGGCGACACCCCGACCCGCAAGCAGGCCGCGGAAGGCCGCGCGAAGCGGTCCGCCGACCGCGACGCGCGCAGGGACGCCCGGCGCGACGCGAAGCTCGCGGCGGGCTCGGCGAAGATGGCCGAGCGCGAAGCCAAGCGCCCGCCGGAAGGCGGCGCGAAGCGCCCCCCGGAGCGAGACCCGCGCCGCGGCGCGGCGAAGCGCGGCGACGAGCGCGGGGCGGGACGCCCGGCGCGCGACGGCGACCCGCGGGCGCGCGGGCAGGCGCCCGGGCGCGGAGCGCGGGGCGCGGACCCGCGCGGACGCGCGGGCGACCCGCGGGCGGAGCGCGAGGGGCGCGCGGTGCCGCCTGGGCGGGGCGCGCAGCGGCCCGCGCCGGGGCGCGGGCGGCCGCCGGAGCCGAAGGCGGAGCCGCCGCGCCGGCCGCGCAGGCCGCGGCGCGACGACTCGTTCGAGTAG